The Sesamum indicum cultivar Zhongzhi No. 13 linkage group LG1, S_indicum_v1.0, whole genome shotgun sequence genome includes a window with the following:
- the LOC105170114 gene encoding LOW QUALITY PROTEIN: beta-adaptin-like protein A (The sequence of the model RefSeq protein was modified relative to this genomic sequence to represent the inferred CDS: inserted 2 bases in 1 codon) produces MAPPAQSQRSPSPSQPSGKGEVSDLKMQLRQLAGSRAPGTDDTKRELFKKVISYMTIGIDVSSVFSEMVMCSATSDIVLKKMCYLYVGNYAKHNPDLALLTINFLQRDCKDEDPMIRGLALRSLCSLGVANLVEYLVGPLGNGLKDGNSYVRMVAAVGVLKLYHISASTCVDADFPALLKHLMLKDKDAQVVANCLTSLQEIWTLEASKSEEAXXXXXLLSKPVIYYFLNRIKEFNEWAQCIVLELVSKYVPSDSDEIFDIMNLLEDRLQHANGAVVLASIKVFLHMTLSMTDVHQQVYERIKAPLLTLVSSGSPEQSYAVLSHLHLLVMRAPFIFSSDYKHFYCQYNEPFYVKKLKLEMLTAVANQSNTYEIVTELCEYVANVDIPMARESIRAVGKIALQQYDVNAIVDRLLQFLEMEKEHVTAETLVLVKDLLRKYPQWSHDCIAVVGNISSKNVQEPKAKAALIWMLGEYAQDMQDSPYILESLIENWDEEHSAEVRLHLLTAVMKCFLRRPPETQKALGAALAAGIADFHQDVHDRALFYYRLLQYDVTVAERIVNPPKQAVSVFADTQSSEIKDRIFDEFNSLSVVYQKPSYMFTDKEYRGPFAFSEELSNLSIGTEPADNVVAAQVVDANDKDLLLSTSEKEESQGYGNNGSAYSAPSYNASTTTGASQGQLDLVSLDQPSTVHTTASFAIDELLGLGMPAAPSPAPQPSALLLNAKATIDPNAFQQKWRQLPVSLSQDISIDPRGVAAMTNPQALPQHMQGHSIHCIASGGQAPNFKFFFFAQKAEESSVYLVECIINSSSCKVQLKIKADDQGTSEAFSELFQSALSKFVLP; encoded by the exons ATGGCACCGCCAGCTCAATCTCAGCGATCCCCTTCCCCTTCTCAGCCATCTGG AAAAGGAGAGGTTTCAGATCTTAAGATGCAGCTTCGCCAGCTAGCAGGCAGTCGAGCTCCCGGTACTGATGACACAAAGAGGGAACTTTTCAAGAAGGTTATCTCTTACATGACCATTGGCATTGATGTATCATCAGTTTTTAGTGAAATGGTGATGTGCTCGGCTACCTCAGACATCGTGCTTAAAAAGATGTGTTACTTGTACGTTGGGAATTATGCAAAGCACAATCCAGATCTTGCACTTTTGACAATTAACTTTCTTCAAAGAGACTGCAAGGATGAGGATCCAATGATTCGTGGTTTGGCTTTGAGGAGTTTGTGCTCGCTTGGTGTGGCGAATTTGGTGGAGTACTTGGTGGGGCCATTAGGGAATGGGTTGAAGGATGGGAATAGTTATGTGAGGATGGTTGCAGCTGTTGGAGTGCTCAAGCTGTATCATATTTCAGCTTCAACATGCGTTGATGCTGATTTTCCAGCTTTGCTCAAGCATTTAATGCTCAAAGACAAAGATGCCCAG GTGGTCGCAAACTGTTTGACTTCTCTACAAGAGATCTGGACTCTGGAAGCAAGTAAATCGGAGGAAGC GNNNNNNNNNNCCTTGCTTAGCAAGCCAGTTATATATTACTTTCTAAATAG GATTAAAGAATTCAATGAATGGGCACAATGTATTGTTTTAGAGTTGGTTTCTAAATATGTTCCCTCAGATAGTGATGAGATTTTTGACATCATGAATCTTCTCGAAGATAGACTTCAGCATGCAAATGGTGCAGTTGTCTTGGCTTCCATTAAGGTGTTTCTACATATGACCCTGTCCATGACTGATGTTCATCAACAG GTGTATGAGCGAATTAAAGCTCCTCTGCTTACCTTGGTAAGCTCAGGAAGTCCTGAGCAATCATATGCAGTGCTAAGCCACCTCCATCTACTAGTGATGCGTGCaccatttattttctcttcagACTACAAGCACTTCTACTGCCAGTATAATGAACCATTTTATGTCAAAAAATTGAAGCTTGAGATGTTGACTGCTGTGGCAAATCAGAGCAATACATATGAGATTG TGACTGAACTTTGTGAATATGTTGCAAACGTTGATATTCCAATGGCAAGAGAATCAATTCGAGCTGTTGGGAAGATTGCACTGCAACAGTATGATGTAAATGCCATTGTCGATCGGCTGCTTCAATTTTTGGAAATGGAAAAGGAACATGTGACTGCCGAAACTCTT GTTCTCGTAAAAGATCTTCTCAGAAAATATCCTCAGTGGAGCCATGACTGCATAGCTGTTGTTGGGAATATCAGTAGCAAAAATGTTCAGGAACCCAAAGCCAAGGCAGCTCTTATTTGGATGCTAGGGGAATATGCTCAAGACATGCAGGATAGTCCTTACATTTTGGAGAGTCTTATAGAGAACTGGGATGAGGAGCATTCTGCCGAG GTTCGTTTACACCTTCTTACAGCAGTGATGAAGTGTTTCTTGAGAAGACCACCAGAGACTCAAAAAGCCCTAGGAGCTGCTCTAGCTGCTGGTATTGCTGATTTTCATCAG GATGTTCATGATAGAGCGTTATTCTACTACAGGCTTTTACAGTATGATGTTACTGTTGCTGAACGCATTGTCAACCCTCCAAAACAAGCTGTTTCAGTCTTTGCAGACACCCAAAGTAGTGAGATCAAAGATCGCATCTTTGACGAATTCAACAGTCTCTCTGTTGTGTACCAAAAG CCTTCCTACATGTTCACTGATAAGGAGTATAGAGGACCGTTTGCTTTCTCCGAGGAACTCAGTAATCTGTCTATTGGCACCGAACCTGCAGATAATGTAGTTGCAGCTCAGGTGGTCGATGCAAATGACAAGGACTTGCTATTGAGTACTTCTGAGAAGGAAGAGAGTCAGGGTTATGGTAACAATGGTTCTGCTTATAGTGCCCCTTCTTATAATGCTTCAACCACGACAGGTGCTTCTCAGGGTCAGTTAGACCTTGTATCACTGGACCAACCATCTACAGTACACACAACTGCTAGCTTCGCTATTGATGAATTACTTGGTCTGGGAATGCCAGCTGCACCCAGTCCTGCTCCTCAGCCCTCTGCTCTGCTGCTTAATGCTAAAGCTACTATAGATCCTAATGCTTTTCAGCAAAAATGGCGCCAATTACCAGTATCTCTATCCCAG GATATCTCCATAGATCCACGTGGAGTTGCAGCAATGACAAATCCTCAGGCCCTCCCTCAGCATATGCAGGGTCATTCCATCCACTGCATAGCATCAGGTGGTCAAGCTCCGAATTTtaagttctttttctttgcaCAAAAAGCAGAGGAATCATCCGTGTATCTCGTGGAGTGTATTATTAACTCATCGTCATGTAAAGTGCAACTAAAGATCAAAGCTGATGACCAGGGTACATCAGAGGCGTTCTCAGAGTTGTTCCAATCAGCTCTGTCCAAATTCGTTTTGCCGTAG
- the LOC105170194 gene encoding 60S ribosomal protein L37-1-like, which translates to MGKGTGSFGKRRNKTHTLCVRCGRRSFHIQKSRCAACAYPAARTRKYNWSVKAIRRKTTGTGRMRYLRHVAVRFKSCFREGTIANPRKKKGAAAASS; encoded by the exons ATG GGGAAGGGAACGGGGAGTTTTGGAAAGAGAAGgaacaaaacacacacactgtGTGTGAGGTGCGGCCGCCGCAGCTTCCACATTCAGAAGAGCCGTTGCGCCGCCTGTGCTTACCCCGCCGCACGCACCAGAAAAT ATAACTGGAGTGTGAAAGCAATTCGAAGAAAAACCACAGGAACGGGGCGCATGAGATACCTTCGTCATGTTGCTGTTAGGTTCAAGAGCTGCTTTAGAGAAG GTACTATAGCGAatccaagaaagaagaagggtgctgctgctgcttcttCATAA